The genome window CCGTCGCGGATCTTCGATATGATCCGTGCTTGCCGCCCGACCCTGCTGTTCGCGCTGCCGACAGTCTATACGGCGCTGATCAAGAGCGCCGAAGCCGCGACCGCCGATCTGAGCTCTGTCCGGTTGTGCATTTCCGCGGCGGAGGTGCTGTCGGGCGACGTCTTCAATGCCTGGAAAGACCGGTTTGGTCATGAAATCGTTGAAGGTCTGGGGTCGACGGAGGTCCTGCATATCTATCTGTCAAACACGGTGGACAGGAAGCGTCTCGGCTCTGCCGGTTTGCGGGTTCCAGGCTATGAATTGAAGCTGACCGACCGCGAGGGCAGGGCAGTGCCCCCGGGGGAGGAGGGGATTCTCTGGGTTCGCGGCCAGTCCTCCGCACCGTGCTATTGGAACCGCCCGGACAAGACGGCGGAGACCATGCGGGGTGGATGGATCTGGACCGGGGATCGGTTCACGGTCGATGAGGACGGGTTCCATTTCTTCCGCGGCCGGGCCGATGATCTGATCAAGGTCAGCGGCCAGTGGGTCTATCCGCTGGAGGTGGAGCTTTGCCTGATTGAGCACCCGAAGGTTCTGGAATGCGCCGTCATGGGCTTGCCCATGGCCGACGGACGAACCACCCTGGCGGCGGTGATTGCGCCGATGCCGGGAGTGGACGGCGGTGATGCGTTGGGCGAGGAACTGAAAGCCTATGTGAAGTCCGAGTTGTTGCCATACAAGTATCCGCGTCAGATCCGTTATCTGGACAGTCTGCCCAAGACCGGAACCGACAAGATCGACCGGCAGGCCTGCAAGCGTCTGTTGCTGGAAGATGCTTGACCATTTGTCGATGAGAGGAACGTCATCATGAGCGAAACCAAGCCGATCACCGCCGAACGCCAGGCCTTCTATGACGAGATCCGACCGCTGAACATGACGCCGCTCTGGGAGGTGCTGCACGCCCTGGTGCCGAAGCAGCCGGCGACCCGGGTTCAACCGGTTCGTTGGCGGTATGACGATGTCCGTCCCTTTCTGATGGAAAGCGGCAGCCTGATCACGGCCAAGGAGGCGGAGCGGCGCGTTCTGATCCTGGAGAATCCGGGCTGTCCGGGGGAAAGCGCCGCGACCGGCACGCTGTATGCCGGATTGCAGTTGATCCTGCCGGGTGAGATCGCGCCCTGCCATCGGCACACCCAGTCCGCGCTGCGTTTCGTGATGGAAGGAGACGGCGCCTATACCGCCGTCGATGGTGAGCGCGCGGTGATGCGGGAGTTCGATCTGATCCTGACACCCAGCTGGCAATGGCATGACCACGGCAATGACAGTGACGGGCCGATGGTCTGGCTGGACGGGCTGGATATTCCGACCCTGAGATTTTTCGACGCCGGCTTCGCCCAGCAGGGTAATGACGAATACCAGTTGGACCGGCGCCCGCCGGGGTTCAGCCGCGCGCAGTTCGGCCGCAACATGCTGCCCGTCGGGTTCGACGCGCCGAAGACCAGCCCTGTCTTCCACTATCCCTATGCCGAATACCGGCAGGCGCTGGAGGACATGAAGGGGTCAACCGAATGGGACCCGCATCAGGGACTGAAGCTGGAATTCATCAATCCGTCGACCGGTGGCCCGATGATGCCGACGATTTCCGGGTTCGTCCAGTTGCTGCCGAAGGGGTTCTCCACCAAGACCTACCGGGCGACGGATGCCATGGTCTGCACTGTCGTCGAAGGCAGCGGCAGTGTTGTCGTCGGAGAGGCGGTCTATGACTTGAAGCCGCGTGACGTTTTCGTCGTGCCGCCCTGGCACAGGCAGGCCTTCGAGGCGCGAGAGGACCTCGTTCTGTTTGTCTTCTCGGACAAGGGCATGCAGGACTCTCTCGGCATCTGGCGCGAAGAGCGCATCTGACGAAGGCGAGAGGAAAGACAGTGTCCGTCACGATCTACGGCATCAAGAACTGCGATACGATGAAGAAGGCATTCGCCTGGCTGGACGGGCAGGGGGTCGGCTATGACTTCCACGACTACAAGAAAGCCGGCGTGACCCGTGAGGCGTTGACGCGCTGGTGCGATGCGGCCGGATGGGAGAAGGTCCTGAACAAGGCTGGAACCACCTTCCGGAAGCTGCCGGATGAGGCAAAGGCGAATCTGGATCAGGATAAGGCCATCGCCTTGATGGTCGACCAGCCGTCCATGATCAAACGCCCCGTTCTGGAAACCGGGGACCGCTCGGTCGAGGTCGGGTTCAAGCCGGACCGCTACGCCGAAATCTTCGGAAAGTGACGGCGGTCAGCCGCCAAAAGGGAAACCGCGCCGAGAGGCCGCCACAGAGGATTGAATGACCATGAGTTATGTTCTGCCGCCGCCGCCCGTGACTGCCGTGCCTGTTCAGGGGGGCGGCGATTTCCCGGTGCGCAACATCTATTGCGTCGGTCGAAACTACTGGGCGCATCGCGAGGAAATGGGCGTTTCGGATCGCGATCCGCCGTTTTTCTTCACGAAATGCCGGGATGCCATCGTCTACTGCCCGCCGGACGCGACGACGGATATCGCCTATCCGCCGGAAACATCGAATCTGCATCATGAGATCGAACTCGTCGTCGCGATCGGCAAGGAAGGGTTTCGGATCAGCCAGGCCGATGCCCCGGCACATATCTATGGCTATGCCATCGGGCTGGACATGACGCGGCGCGACCTTCAGGGCGCCGCCAAGGAGAAGGGCCGTCCCTGGGACAACGGCAAGAGCTTCTTTCAGGCCGGTCCGGTCGGGGAAATCGTTCCGATGTCGAAGACGGGCGAGATTGCCAAGGGTCGCATCCGCCTGTCCGTGAACGGCGAGATGCGTCAGGATGCCGAAATGGATGAGATGATCTGGGATGTTCGGGAGACCATCGAGGATCTGTCCCGGTTCCACACGCTTTATCCCGGCGACCTGATCTTCACCGGAACGCCCGCCGGCGTTGGCGCGGTCGTTCCAGGGGATGTGATGGAAGGATCGGCAGACGGTGTCGGTGCTCTCTCTGTCCGGATTGTGAAGCCGTAGGCGGAGATGATGAATCGTTTCTCCTTGCGGCAAAGGGACGAAATGATTTAGGCTTAAAAAGTTGAAGCTTGAAATATAATGATGGGATTGCATGCAACATAGCGCAGAAATCCACATTGCGGATTAGTGTGGGTGCACTATAGTGCAGCAAGGCCGATGGGTGAGGATGGTAAGTCGGAAGTTGACCAAGCGGGCGCTTGACCCCGTATGCGCTTCCGCGTTCTCCTTGACCCATGGGTTTCGACGCGATGGGCATCCGCCCTTCGGATGTCCCAATATCAGGGAGGTATGGGTATGAAGAAAACGTTGCTGGGTGCCGCACTGGGCGCCGTAATGATGGCGGCGCCGGCTTTCGGTGCCAGCCATGGGGAGCCGGTGAAGATCGGCTTCGTGACCACGCTGACGACACCGGCCGCGGTGATCGGCAACGACATGAAGAACGCCTTCGATCTCGCGCTGGAGCATATCGGCGGCGAGATGGGCGGCCGCAAGGTCGAAGTCATCTATGAAGATGACGGTTTCAAGCCGGAAATCGGCAAGCAGGCTGCCG of Alphaproteobacteria bacterium contains these proteins:
- a CDS encoding ArsC family reductase gives rise to the protein MSVTIYGIKNCDTMKKAFAWLDGQGVGYDFHDYKKAGVTREALTRWCDAAGWEKVLNKAGTTFRKLPDEAKANLDQDKAIALMVDQPSMIKRPVLETGDRSVEVGFKPDRYAEIFGK
- the gtdA gene encoding gentisate 1,2-dioxygenase; protein product: MSETKPITAERQAFYDEIRPLNMTPLWEVLHALVPKQPATRVQPVRWRYDDVRPFLMESGSLITAKEAERRVLILENPGCPGESAATGTLYAGLQLILPGEIAPCHRHTQSALRFVMEGDGAYTAVDGERAVMREFDLILTPSWQWHDHGNDSDGPMVWLDGLDIPTLRFFDAGFAQQGNDEYQLDRRPPGFSRAQFGRNMLPVGFDAPKTSPVFHYPYAEYRQALEDMKGSTEWDPHQGLKLEFINPSTGGPMMPTISGFVQLLPKGFSTKTYRATDAMVCTVVEGSGSVVVGEAVYDLKPRDVFVVPPWHRQAFEAREDLVLFVFSDKGMQDSLGIWREERI
- a CDS encoding fumarylacetoacetate hydrolase family protein, which produces MSYVLPPPPVTAVPVQGGGDFPVRNIYCVGRNYWAHREEMGVSDRDPPFFFTKCRDAIVYCPPDATTDIAYPPETSNLHHEIELVVAIGKEGFRISQADAPAHIYGYAIGLDMTRRDLQGAAKEKGRPWDNGKSFFQAGPVGEIVPMSKTGEIAKGRIRLSVNGEMRQDAEMDEMIWDVRETIEDLSRFHTLYPGDLIFTGTPAGVGAVVPGDVMEGSADGVGALSVRIVKP
- a CDS encoding benzoate-CoA ligase family protein, whose translation is MSEYTDLVADDCPGAREVSFSVPERYNAASILFDNLAAGRGARPAILTESGALTYADLCVRACRIGNGLLGLGCQRGERVMLVLNDSPDYAAAIFGALRAGLVPVLVNTLSPADQVAYFVADSGARVALIHSEHQALFDGADVAHLIALDGDAGRTWVDGQSADLAVADTHRDDMAFWMYSSGSTGRPKGVVHLHHDMAYTVESYARNVLGIREDDVCFSIPKIFFAYGFGNSITFPFAVGAATALLPDRPTPSRIFDMIRACRPTLLFALPTVYTALIKSAEAATADLSSVRLCISAAEVLSGDVFNAWKDRFGHEIVEGLGSTEVLHIYLSNTVDRKRLGSAGLRVPGYELKLTDREGRAVPPGEEGILWVRGQSSAPCYWNRPDKTAETMRGGWIWTGDRFTVDEDGFHFFRGRADDLIKVSGQWVYPLEVELCLIEHPKVLECAVMGLPMADGRTTLAAVIAPMPGVDGGDALGEELKAYVKSELLPYKYPRQIRYLDSLPKTGTDKIDRQACKRLLLEDA